atcTCCATTAGAAAGGAAATAAGGGAATTAATTATCCCATTAGGTTtagtattatttatgtaatatttatttattgctttcGGTATTTTATATTCGgttttgtaaccctataaataggggccttgagaaataaaatagaatgaagaagaaaaattatattcaactctAGTAGTTGCTCTGGgaggttttttagggtttctcgaataatcCTAACATTAGAAAGCCTAGGATATCTTGAATTATCCTACCCAAATCTACCCAAATTATCataattattattgttcatCCCCCATTACGGAGGTCAGTAACAGATAACCACGTTATTCTTAGTGTTCCTGCATGCATGTgattgttttgtcttatttaccATAATTGCAGCCTTTTGCATAACACACTCGATTAGGTTTCATGGTTTTTTCCATTTTGACTTTCTTGTAAAAAATCTCATGACCCATACTTTTGTGAATGATGATTCAATTAATGTGAAATTAAACAATTAACATGAGGCAAAATATATCGATAATCTACAAGTCAATCGTTGATATATGAAGCATGCCATAACATGATTGTGGTTATGGTTAATATGGATTAATTATATGTGCTCTAAATTACTTAGCCCATTGCTATTCACTGCTCTCTAAATCATCAGGTAGATTAACATTGTAGGAATTTCAAAAACAGTTGCAACAAAGATAGACAAACACAGAAGGTTAGAAAAAGTTTAAATATATTACCTCTCTAGTCTTTGGATCAACCTCTGTTGGGAGACGAAGCCATGCTGAATATAGGAGGGACTCATAAACAGTGACAAGGGGTGAGTGAATGTCATTTTGTTCACAGTATCCTGAAACTCGTGCAAAAGTTTCCTGCCTCTTTGGGTAGCCTGAAACGGTGATGCTTCCCTCTAAATATCCGCAGTTTTTCCTTCCAGCCAAGACATCTAGAAGTGTCGTCTTTCCAGCTCCACTAACACCCATTAGAGCTGTCAGGATTCCTGGCCTAAAAGCTCCATTAACTCCCTTCAGAAGTTCCAATCTATTATCTAAAACACCTTGATCTTTGATTGCCTATGAAGTAGTTTGTAGCAGAAATCTTTTAGCTTTTTTCGATCAATGTACATACAATTTACATGGATCATAAAGATTTAAAGCATAATTACCTTTGGCATGTCAACCGAATATCTGATATTTTCAAAGGTCAGGGAAAGGGGCATGAATGGGAGATGCATTCCTTGCTTCTTAGGTCTACCAACTGCAGTGACTTCTGTCATTTCATATGCATGGTCTTAGGAATCGCATTTTATGAGCTTATTTCGGATTGCATTAAGGAGCTTAAAAAATGCTTTTACCTTAAAAAGCCCTTTCACTCAAAAATAggtatgtttggtaaaaaaaaaaaaataggaaacggtttttgacttttttgctctaaaaaaagtttaaaactgGGTTTTGGAGATGTTTGAAAATGaggattatttttctttctaaaagctctttcagttttttctttttttagacaAAAGCTACGTTTCTCAACCCAATCCCAAACAGATCTTAAGTTTTATTTAGACAATCTGAATCTAAGAGCTAGCTTAATGGCCTTACCTTTTGGTGCATTATTAGTGCTTGTCCTGCTGGAGCTTGTTCCATTTTCTAGTGTCTCCTCCCCCTCAGTCTCACTTATTCTGTTAGTGTACTTCTCTGGAGTATCTTTTGACACAAAAATCACTTGAGACTTCCCATATTCTGCAGAGAGTCGACATAGCAACATGTCTATCAATTCAGTTGGAATAGCAAAGAATTACAAGAtcgaggaaaataaaaatattgataattaattattgagtATTGTTGAAAATGAGAATGCTTACGATTAAGATAAGCAAGAGCTAAAGCAGAAATCCCATTGAATATGAACATGAAACCAATCAATACAACAAGACCAGTCCATGGCCAATGCGGATTGATGAACACCCCTCGTGCTTTCAGGACGGATATTCCTAGAGCTTCTTTTGATCCATCATTAACCTACATTTGGTTTTCACATTCAAACTTGTAGAACTATACGATGGGatatataatatgaaagagaaagagcGAAAGCAGAGAGAAAAGAACTGATGAAACGTTTGGACTACATTCTGTCTTTATTGAAGTATGTAAAACTGTAttacaattatttatatttatagggAGGTTAGGAGTAGTGAACATGCAAGAAACTCTAAACTaaacaagaaaggaaataaACGTAAGAAATAATATAAGATATTCTAACAAAACTCTTCAAGAAAAATCATGCcaggaagaaaaaagagaagaaggataCTCACCTGTTTCCAAGCCTTGCCAAGAAATTCATTTGTTGAAAGTGCAGTTTGCGCGTACGTTAAGGGAGACAACCAAAAGCCCCAAATCAACCAATTCGGTGCATTTTCTGAATGGAACATAGAGAACAACATTAAGCCAGATTTCTACATAATCATGTTCAAGTTCATTTCATTAAATATCACGAACTTAGGGAAATATTTTAAGTAATGTTGAACTATTATAATTACCTCGTGATATTACAAATCCACCAAACAACAGAAGCCCAATGAATGCAAGGCATCCGGCTGTGTTTGCAACAACATGGTCCCTAGACAGTGCAGCCATGCATCGGAAAAGTGAATATGACATCTGTGCGGTCGCTGTGAGAAGGAGAAAATGTCTTAGCAACCTGATGCATGAAACATAAATTGGTGATCAATGAGCAAAATCCAAGAAAGAGAAACCGGcaaagaaaattgatttttgagtagtgctatttagtagactgatACAACTCTTATACAATCCAAGATAATGTACGTTTAGATCACATGACTAATTTTTACTACTACATCTTCAAGTTGTATGACGATCGCataacagtttactaaatagcgCAGTACCTATTGGTTTTACATATACTGACCTCATCCCACTTGGATCAAATCCTATTACAAAATAAGTCGTGGCAACCCAAAAGGCAACTTCAATCAAAGATACAGGAATCCCAAGGATAGAAACTGGCAAGGAAAATGCCCATGAAGGATAGAAGAGGAGGTCTCTTTGCTTATAGAATACAGGAAGCTTATCAATGGTGGATGGGAGTTCGGAAAATCCAGAGAACATTATTGTCATGAGCCCAAAATAAAGAGCACCAAGGTAGACTACTCCATCTTCTACAGTACTGTGATGCTTTCTGGCTTGTGCAAAGACAGTTGCCGCGATGATTGCACAAATTTCAAGCTGAAATGAGAAGAGTGGAAGTCATATAGGTGTCAGAATTCTGTTGAAGGGCACAAAATTACAGGGTTACTAATACTAACTTGAACTGTCTTGAAAATATGAAAAGGTGCACTCCTCTTCATCAGAATAGCTTCTCTTGACAAACAAGCCTTCATCAATTCTTTCACGTTGGCTCCATATTTGGATCTTGTCAAAGATGCAGGATGGCTGTTGGACCTATTGAATGGGGTGGCAAGCTCGCGTTCGATGGCTCTTCCTACGGGAAATGACTTGAAGGCCTTTGCAAATTCGTTGACAGAAATATAGTGATAAGGCTGTTCTTCATTTACCCAATACTGTCTCTGATCCTTCCATGATATCACCTATAATATGACACAAAAGATTGTCATCAATGTAACAACTCTGATACTTGAAAgtggtgaatttaattatttaattaaaattttaacatcACATAAAGGGATATGGATCATGTTGCATGCTTACTTCCTGTAGGTAGTCTGCAATGGCTTTTCTGTCGGGACATCTGAATCCCATGTACtcaaaaaactcaagaacataTTCACGGGGTCCCTCGTACACAATTTGTCCCTCCGAAAGAAGAATAATGTCATCGAAGAGCTCATATGTTTCTGGCGGAGGCTGAAGAAGACTGATAAGAGCAGACTTGTTCAAGATGTGGGTTGATTGCCTGACTGAGTTTATTATCTGAAATGTGGTTGAACTGTCAAGACCGTTAGATATATTGTCCATGAAGAGCACATTTACAGGTCCAACCAGCATCTCCCCTGCATCAATTAAAGTTCCGTAAAATTAGATTTTTCTCAAAGTAACTCAATTCAAAAGTAGAATACTCAGAAGTTTAGATTATtctgaaatgaaaaaaaaattactgatcAATTTCTAAGCTGGGTTTGCCTTTCATATGTCAATCTACCTGTAGTGACACGTTTCTTTTGTCCTCCTGATATACCCCTTATCATTTCATTCCCTACAATCGTATCAGCACACACGTCCAGTCCTAAAAGctacgagaaaaaaaaaaaaataataataataataataataagagagaaataTGTTACGATTCAAGTGTCTAACATATATGACTTaagtataattttaattatgtgtatACAAGTTTTTAGGCACTTTCTCATTGCAAGCCGGTTTTCAAAGGTAAGTTTTAtccaaaatttgtattattttgaaaaaaccaGCCACCATGTTGAGTATGGAAGCGAAAGTTGCGGCTTTGTGGTCGAACCATGCACGAAAGGGCCGACCTATATAGGCTGGATTAAAATGATTTATACTATATATCTATAGACTTAATATTAAGTTATTGAATATTGATAAATGAGTGGAGctgccaaaagaaaaaatgtttccATCGGATCAGTGTCGATAGAGTGGGCAGTCGTGGCCTTGGCTGCGGACCATGGTGGTATGTTATAATTAATCCTTAATGTCACACATGGtttaagtacaattttaaccatgtgtatataaacTCTTGGGCATCATCTCCTCTCCTTGCAAACCGATTTTTAAAGATGAATTATACCTAAAGTTTgtatcaaataaatttaaattaatccacaaattgaATTAATCTTGTAGGCTTATTTACTGGACATCATAAGTAATAGATTGGCCTCCACATACCTTAAGAACATAGTCCGTGACTATGACTTCCTTGTGCCCCTTCAAAACTGATGcctatatgaaaaagaaaaaaaaaattaaaaaaaaaagatcgatCATGAAAAAAAGTCTCTTTGAGTCTTCGGCATGAAGGCATACATAACTCATTGTGTTTCCTTACCTTCATCAAAGCATCAATATAGGGATCGGGCTTTATATTGAGTTGCTTCTCTCTTCTCAAAAGCTCCGTGAGCATCTCTAAAG
The Alnus glutinosa chromosome 14, dhAlnGlut1.1, whole genome shotgun sequence genome window above contains:
- the LOC133856677 gene encoding ABC transporter G family member 38-like, encoding MHEFVPQRTSAYISQYDVHLPLLTVRETLTFSAKCQGVGTGYEMLTELLRREKQLNIKPDPYIDALMKASVLKGHKEVIVTDYVLKLLGLDVCADTIVGNEMIRGISGGQKKRVTTGEMLVGPVNVLFMDNISNGLDSSTTFQIINSVRQSTHILNKSALISLLQPPPETYELFDDIILLSEGQIVYEGPREYVLEFFEYMGFRCPDRKAIADYLQEVISWKDQRQYWVNEEQPYHYISVNEFAKAFKSFPVGRAIERELATPFNRSNSHPASLTRSKYGANVKELMKACLSREAILMKRSAPFHIFKTVQLEICAIIAATVFAQARKHHSTVEDGVVYLGALYFGLMTIMFSGFSELPSTIDKLPVFYKQRDLLFYPSWAFSLPVSILGIPVSLIEVAFWVATTYFVIGFDPSGMRLLRHFLLLTATAQMSYSLFRCMAALSRDHVVANTAGCLAFIGLLLFGGFVISRENAPNWLIWGFWLSPLTYAQTALSTNEFLGKAWKQVNDGSKEALGISVLKARGVFINPHWPWTGLVVLIGFMFIFNGISALALAYLNRKHSHFQQYSIINYQYFYFPRSYTPEKYTNRISETEGEETLENGTSSSRTSTNNAPKDHAYEMTEVTAVGRPKKQGMHLPFMPLSLTFENIRYSVDMPKAIKDQGVLDNRLELLKGVNGAFRPGILTALMGVSGAGKTTLLDVLAGRKNCGYLEGSITVSGYPKRQETFARVSGYCEQNDIHSPLVTVYESLLYSAWLRLPTEVDPKTREAFIEEVMELIELTPLRDALVGFPNVNGLSTEQRKRLTIAVELVANPSIIFMDEPTTSLDARAAAIVMRTVRSTVDTGRTVVCTIHQPSIDIFESFDELVLLTRGGEEIYVGPLGPQSRHLINYFEEIYGVDRIKNGYNPATWALEVTTNAKEEVSGIKFADVYKRSDLFRRNKALLKELSTPPPDSQELHFPSKYSRSYSTQCKACLWKQHKSYWRNTPYNAVRLVFSTSMAIIFGVIFQGLGTRRGTKQEIFNGLGAMYTALMFLGPQSAGTVQPVLAAERTVYYRERAAGMYSALPFAIAQVTIEIPYVLAQVLIYGIIVYAMIAYEWTATKFFQNMFFMFITILYHVYYGMMVMGVSPNNQVSSIVSGIFYSTWNLFTGFVIPRTRIAVWLRWYVWVSPVSWSFYGLATSQYGDIKTKLDTGETVAVFIRDYFGFRYDFLWVVSLALIGFCVLFVFVFAASLKAFNFQKR